One genomic segment of Candidatus Atribacteria bacterium ADurb.Bin276 includes these proteins:
- the dmdA_1 gene encoding 2,3-dimethylmalate dehydratase large subunit has protein sequence MGMTITEKIIAAHSGKEKVSAGELVQVSIDLALANDITAPLSIKELYKYRIDSVFNPDKVVLVADHNTPAKDIASAQNLKLMREFAQKNQIKNFFEGGSVGIEHVLLPEKGLVLPGDLVIGADSHTCTYGALGAFSTGMGSTDIAAAWALGETWLKVPESIKFIYSGQPGQFVTGKDFILFIIGEIGVEGARYCSMEFTGSGISTLSMDGRFTMANMAVEAGAKNGIMEADAITLSMLSNISLSRKPRIYHSDSDAEWKDVIEVNVASIEPQVALPHLPENTKSVFSLPHIAINQSVIGSCTNGRIEDLRQAAEVLKNRQVHPGVRLYIFPGTPSILLQAEREGLVKIFFESGAVLCPPSCGPCLGGHLGVLAEGERCISTTNRNFVGRMGHTKSEVYLANPYIAASSAIAGYITNPDQLS, from the coding sequence ATGGGAATGACAATTACCGAAAAGATAATTGCTGCTCATAGCGGCAAAGAAAAGGTATCGGCGGGTGAGTTAGTACAGGTTTCTATAGATCTTGCTCTTGCTAACGATATCACCGCTCCACTGAGCATAAAGGAACTATATAAATATCGTATTGATTCAGTATTTAATCCGGACAAGGTTGTATTGGTTGCCGATCATAATACTCCTGCCAAAGATATTGCTTCCGCCCAAAATTTAAAATTAATGAGAGAGTTTGCTCAAAAAAATCAGATTAAAAACTTCTTCGAAGGAGGTTCGGTAGGCATTGAACATGTTCTCCTCCCAGAAAAAGGATTAGTCTTGCCAGGAGACCTGGTTATTGGAGCCGACTCGCATACTTGTACCTATGGAGCATTGGGAGCTTTTTCCACTGGGATGGGGAGTACTGATATTGCAGCTGCTTGGGCTTTAGGAGAAACCTGGCTTAAAGTCCCGGAATCAATTAAATTTATCTATAGTGGCCAACCCGGACAGTTTGTTACCGGAAAGGATTTTATCCTTTTTATCATTGGTGAAATAGGAGTCGAAGGAGCTCGTTACTGCAGCATGGAATTTACTGGATCAGGAATCTCCACTCTGTCGATGGATGGACGGTTCACTATGGCTAATATGGCAGTGGAAGCTGGAGCAAAAAATGGCATCATGGAAGCTGATGCCATCACTTTATCCATGCTGTCTAATATTTCTCTATCGAGGAAACCAAGGATATATCATTCAGATTCAGACGCGGAATGGAAAGATGTTATCGAGGTAAACGTTGCTTCAATTGAACCTCAAGTAGCCCTTCCTCATCTTCCCGAGAATACCAAATCGGTTTTTTCATTGCCACACATTGCTATTAATCAATCAGTTATTGGTTCATGTACCAATGGCCGAATTGAAGACTTAAGGCAGGCTGCTGAAGTTTTGAAAAATCGCCAAGTCCATCCTGGAGTTAGGCTCTATATTTTCCCTGGAACTCCTTCCATTCTTTTACAAGCAGAAAGGGAGGGTTTGGTAAAAATCTTTTTTGAATCGGGTGCGGTTCTTTGTCCTCCTTCCTGTGGTCCCTGCCTTGGTGGGCATTTAGGTGTATTAGCTGAGGGAGAACGTTGCATCTCAACCACTAATCGTAATTTCGTTGGGAGAATGGGACACACCAAGAGCGAAGTATACTTAGCAAATCCCTATATTGCTGCCAGCTCAGCCATCGCTGGCTATATCACCAATCCCGACCAGCTTTCATGA
- a CDS encoding 2,3-dimethylmalate dehydratase small subunit, with the protein MIIKGKVIQYGDNVDTDVIIPARYLTATDPLELAKHCMEDLDPDFQKKLDNNSIIVAGKNFGCGSSREHAPLAIKGSGIKAIIASSFARIFYRNAINIGLPILELEEAKIRLLSEDEIDIDIQRGTITNLTQNKIYQAQPFPPFIQEIIARGGLMNLVKERMST; encoded by the coding sequence ATGATTATAAAAGGAAAGGTTATCCAATACGGTGATAATGTTGACACTGATGTTATTATCCCAGCTCGGTACCTAACTGCAACTGATCCTTTAGAGTTGGCAAAGCATTGTATGGAAGACTTAGATCCGGATTTTCAAAAGAAACTGGATAACAACTCAATAATCGTCGCAGGGAAAAACTTTGGTTGTGGTTCTTCCCGCGAGCATGCTCCTCTAGCCATTAAGGGATCGGGAATAAAGGCAATTATTGCTTCTTCTTTTGCAAGAATTTTTTATCGAAACGCAATCAACATTGGGCTTCCCATATTAGAACTGGAAGAAGCTAAAATACGCTTACTCTCAGAGGATGAGATCGATATTGATATTCAAAGGGGGACTATTACCAACTTAACTCAAAATAAAATCTACCAAGCCCAACCCTTCCCTCCTTTTATTCAAGAGATTATTGCTCGTGGAGGCTTGATGAATCTTGTCAAAGAAAGAATGTCCACTTGA
- the ccpA_1 gene encoding Catabolite control protein A translates to MIFEKHILDEYFKLSQLINQNIKFENMVGNHWLKLLIIWETLKMTTLDEIAQRAGVSKSTVSNVLNNRDERVSAQTKVRVEQVIDELGYQFHRTKKGRTFSKLNIINVLYPHSLRRFLGFPLYQEILEGIAFAAQQLNYQIIIATSGQDFHPTTIYDEMLNTDLGDGYLILELLKRDSRLKRFTQGIKPFVTIGKPEIQDTRGVSWVSIDVTAMVEKAVRKLINDGHQHIAFLGLEDKRIITLQAQRGFERALDKEKITKRDMTILHLEPDQYRTESVVKNFLKKSSDITAFFTESQILAEGVIRAAKKLGRSIPGDLSIMSMLENQASNFVEPSLSGIDWKAKDLGEQAVMLLVKIIEGRENGNSGRTITSELIIRESCGIKI, encoded by the coding sequence ATGATTTTTGAAAAACATATATTAGATGAATATTTTAAACTTTCCCAATTAATAAATCAAAACATTAAGTTCGAAAATATGGTTGGGAATCATTGGCTTAAACTTTTGATTATTTGGGAGACACTTAAAATGACTACATTAGATGAAATAGCCCAAAGAGCCGGTGTATCAAAAAGCACCGTATCAAATGTTTTAAATAATAGGGATGAAAGAGTGAGTGCCCAAACAAAAGTACGAGTAGAACAAGTCATAGATGAATTAGGATATCAGTTTCATCGGACAAAGAAGGGACGTACTTTTTCAAAATTGAATATTATCAATGTTCTTTACCCCCATTCCTTGCGCCGATTTTTAGGTTTTCCCTTATACCAAGAAATACTTGAAGGAATTGCTTTTGCTGCTCAACAATTAAATTATCAGATAATAATTGCTACTTCGGGACAGGATTTTCATCCAACCACGATATATGATGAAATGCTCAACACCGATTTGGGAGATGGATATCTTATTTTAGAACTACTTAAAAGAGATAGTCGTTTAAAGCGTTTTACCCAAGGCATTAAACCATTTGTAACGATAGGAAAGCCAGAAATTCAAGATACTCGAGGAGTAAGTTGGGTTTCTATAGATGTGACTGCCATGGTGGAAAAAGCAGTTCGTAAACTTATAAATGATGGCCATCAGCATATAGCTTTTTTAGGATTAGAGGATAAAAGGATTATAACCCTTCAAGCTCAAAGAGGTTTTGAAAGAGCCTTAGATAAAGAGAAGATCACTAAAAGAGATATGACTATATTACATCTGGAACCAGATCAATATCGAACCGAGTCAGTAGTAAAAAACTTCTTAAAAAAAAGCTCGGATATTACAGCTTTTTTTACAGAAAGCCAAATTTTAGCCGAAGGGGTAATTAGGGCTGCAAAAAAACTTGGCAGAAGTATCCCAGGTGATTTATCAATAATGAGTATGCTGGAAAATCAGGCTTCGAATTTTGTTGAGCCATCTCTTTCTGGAATAGACTGGAAAGCCAAAGACTTAGGAGAACAAGCAGTTATGCTTTTGGTTAAAATAATTGAAGGACGAGAAAATGGCAATTCCGGTCGAACAATTACTTCTGAATTAATTATTCGGGAATCTTGTGGAATTAAAATATAA
- a CDS encoding cyclopropane fatty acyl phospholipid synthase, with translation MSLFFILILIIILFLFFWWIFPLFFNGIPWQPTDMKRVKRMLEMAKLKPDETLYDLGCGDGRILIYAAQNYRAKAVGIEINPWLFALSWVRVFFLGLHHRVKVELKNIHDVSLQNADVVTIFLFQNVNDLLKDKFLKELKPGARIVSYVWILKDWNPDLVDQEYRLFKYTRK, from the coding sequence ATGAGTTTATTTTTTATTTTAATACTAATAATAATACTGTTTCTTTTTTTCTGGTGGATTTTCCCCCTATTTTTTAATGGAATTCCCTGGCAACCAACTGATATGAAAAGAGTTAAACGTATGTTGGAAATGGCAAAACTTAAACCCGATGAAACTCTTTATGATTTAGGTTGTGGAGATGGGAGAATTCTTATTTATGCCGCTCAAAACTACCGTGCCAAAGCAGTAGGTATAGAAATTAATCCCTGGCTCTTTGCTTTGTCTTGGGTTCGAGTTTTTTTTCTGGGTTTACATCACCGGGTTAAGGTCGAGTTAAAAAATATTCATGATGTATCGTTACAAAATGCCGATGTCGTGACCATCTTTCTGTTTCAAAACGTAAATGATTTATTAAAAGATAAGTTCCTAAAAGAACTTAAACCGGGAGCTAGAATTGTTTCATATGTATGGATATTAAAAGACTGGAACCCAGACCTGGTAGACCAGGAATATCGTCTTTTTAAGTACACTCGAAAATGA
- the fliA gene encoding RNA polymerase sigma factor FliA, translated as MITIRKEENVEELWKLYLQTGDAEYRERLINHYLYLVKIALGRFIYNLPSFIERDDLEGYGIIGLMQAFERYQPEKGLKFETYALSRIRGAALDYLRSLDPMTRGQRKKFKEVMATWYQLQSEKGKEPTLEEISNEMGISVQDISWIIEQNRTGIFFSLDQEKGEEGRELGDDIADERADVNPQDILENRELLEFLGKKIDELPDREKFCISLYYYEGLTLKEIGRVLGVGEPRVSQILSQTILKLRSKMNSWGEHRRDP; from the coding sequence ATGATTACCATAAGAAAAGAAGAAAATGTAGAAGAGTTATGGAAATTATATTTACAAACCGGAGATGCTGAGTATCGCGAAAGGCTTATTAATCATTATCTTTATTTGGTTAAAATTGCCCTAGGACGGTTTATATACAATCTTCCTTCATTCATCGAAAGAGATGATTTAGAAGGTTATGGCATTATTGGTCTTATGCAAGCTTTTGAACGTTATCAACCTGAAAAAGGTTTAAAGTTTGAAACCTATGCTTTGTCTCGAATTCGTGGAGCAGCACTAGATTATCTTCGTAGTTTAGACCCAATGACTCGGGGTCAAAGAAAAAAATTTAAAGAAGTAATGGCAACCTGGTACCAGCTTCAATCAGAAAAAGGGAAGGAACCAACCTTAGAAGAGATATCCAACGAGATGGGTATTTCAGTTCAAGATATAAGCTGGATTATTGAGCAAAATCGAACTGGAATATTCTTTTCATTAGACCAGGAAAAAGGTGAAGAAGGGCGAGAGTTAGGTGATGATATTGCCGATGAACGGGCTGATGTTAATCCTCAAGATATTCTTGAAAATAGAGAACTACTGGAATTCTTAGGGAAGAAAATTGATGAGTTGCCTGACAGAGAAAAGTTTTGTATTTCTTTGTATTATTATGAAGGCTTGACTTTAAAAGAAATCGGTCGAGTTTTGGGAGTAGGCGAACCCAGAGTTTCTCAAATTCTATCACAGACTATACTCAAACTTCGATCAAAAATGAACAGCTGGGGAGAGCACCGAAGAGATCCCTAG
- the nagC_2 gene encoding N-acetylglucosamine repressor — protein MPRKKNNSVRSYYKSLVKNLVRTDGPISRIALNKLTGMRPASITDVTKELLKEGIIKEIGYESSKRGRRKVLLDINRDAGRVVTLDFNSNRILGLGADLKLGICYRSRRIIPNYSGKDEIIKIMKDILHEIIESPPVKIAPVLGIGIADPGIVNENTGISILTTQMKGWENVPIKDIMESEFGYPSFLESDTRCRLIAEKHLGAGKMKNDILMVELSSGIGAGMMSEGKLFRGSRGSAGELGHMMILENGPYCNCGSRGCLEAIASSRAITRKLQEAIKSGATSSLSKVSHGDISKIDINMISQAAEDGDKLSLQIIEEAGRFIGEAIANAINLLNPEIVILTGDLLSFGDYILNPIEGMVRRQALSYNTKDVRIVLAEVGEEAAAIGMAAVVLDKVFHTPELRHQGENGAQ, from the coding sequence GTGCCCAGGAAAAAAAACAATAGTGTAAGAAGTTATTATAAATCTTTGGTAAAAAATTTAGTTCGAACCGATGGACCAATTTCCAGAATTGCACTGAACAAGTTAACCGGGATGAGACCAGCCAGTATTACAGATGTTACGAAGGAGCTTTTGAAAGAAGGCATAATTAAGGAAATCGGATATGAAAGTTCCAAAAGAGGACGGAGGAAAGTACTGTTAGATATTAACCGAGACGCTGGTCGAGTAGTAACTTTAGATTTTAATTCCAATCGAATTTTAGGACTTGGGGCTGATCTTAAGCTGGGAATATGCTATCGATCCCGCCGGATTATTCCAAATTACTCAGGTAAAGACGAAATTATAAAAATTATGAAAGATATTTTACATGAAATTATCGAGTCACCACCAGTAAAAATTGCACCAGTCCTGGGTATAGGGATTGCTGATCCGGGGATTGTTAATGAAAATACAGGAATATCAATATTAACCACTCAGATGAAAGGCTGGGAAAATGTTCCAATAAAAGACATTATGGAAAGCGAGTTTGGTTATCCATCCTTCCTTGAAAGCGATACCCGCTGTCGGCTAATTGCAGAAAAACATTTAGGAGCCGGTAAAATGAAAAATGATATTTTAATGGTGGAACTTTCTTCGGGAATCGGGGCTGGAATGATGAGCGAAGGAAAGCTTTTTCGTGGGAGCAGGGGTTCAGCGGGGGAATTGGGACACATGATGATACTTGAGAATGGCCCCTATTGTAATTGCGGTAGTCGTGGTTGTTTAGAGGCGATTGCGTCATCAAGAGCGATCACTAGAAAACTCCAAGAGGCTATAAAGTCAGGTGCGACTTCCAGCTTATCGAAGGTTAGCCATGGTGATATATCCAAAATAGACATTAATATGATTTCACAAGCAGCCGAAGATGGTGATAAGCTATCTTTACAGATTATTGAGGAAGCTGGAAGGTTTATTGGAGAGGCAATTGCCAATGCGATAAACCTTTTAAATCCTGAAATAGTGATATTAACTGGTGATTTGTTGTCATTTGGAGATTATATTTTGAATCCAATAGAGGGAATGGTGAGGAGACAGGCATTAAGTTATAATACCAAAGATGTGCGTATAGTTTTAGCTGAGGTTGGAGAAGAAGCGGCTGCTATTGGTATGGCAGCAGTAGTTCTCGATAAAGTATTTCACACGCCAGAGCTAAGGCATCAAGGAGAAAACGGTGCCCAATAA
- a CDS encoding UDP-glucose 4-epimerase: MQILVTGGAGFIGSHIVDAYLQEGHQVVVVDNLSTGKKSNLNQAAVFYPIDICSWKELELVFQKHAFEVVNHHAAQINLRRSMDEPVFDAEVNIIGSLNLFELCRKYGVKKFIFASSGGAIYGIPKQIPVDEKAPTKPLSPYGIAKLSVEQYLEYYFQVWDLERIILRYGNVYGPRQDPQGEAGVISIFCNNILKGDPCIVFGDGSKTRDYVSVHDIASANLLALNSSANIYNLGTGLETSVNQLIDLLQKVANQKISIIYDQDRKGEIERIALFSRQARELLGWETTIPLNKGIEEVFRWYQQECCKNNT; this comes from the coding sequence ATGCAAATATTAGTTACCGGAGGAGCTGGTTTTATAGGATCGCACATAGTAGACGCTTATCTTCAAGAAGGACATCAAGTGGTTGTGGTTGATAACCTTTCTACGGGAAAAAAATCCAACCTTAATCAGGCAGCAGTATTTTATCCAATCGACATTTGTTCTTGGAAAGAATTAGAATTAGTTTTTCAAAAACATGCTTTTGAAGTGGTGAATCATCATGCAGCTCAAATTAATCTTAGAAGATCAATGGATGAACCAGTTTTTGATGCTGAAGTAAATATTATTGGAAGTCTTAACCTTTTTGAGCTGTGCCGAAAATATGGAGTCAAAAAATTTATTTTTGCCTCATCGGGGGGAGCAATCTATGGGATTCCGAAGCAAATTCCGGTGGATGAAAAAGCTCCAACCAAACCTCTTTCGCCCTATGGAATTGCCAAATTATCAGTTGAACAATACTTAGAATATTATTTCCAAGTTTGGGATTTGGAAAGAATAATCCTCCGCTACGGAAATGTATATGGTCCTCGCCAAGACCCTCAGGGTGAGGCGGGTGTCATTTCCATTTTTTGTAATAATATCCTCAAAGGCGATCCTTGTATTGTTTTTGGGGATGGTAGTAAAACAAGGGATTACGTTTCAGTTCACGATATTGCTTCGGCAAATTTGCTGGCGCTAAACTCTTCAGCTAATATTTATAATCTTGGAACCGGGCTTGAAACCAGTGTTAACCAATTAATTGACCTGCTTCAGAAAGTTGCTAACCAAAAAATCTCGATTATATACGACCAAGACCGAAAAGGAGAAATCGAACGTATCGCTCTTTTCTCCAGACAAGCAAGAGAGCTTTTAGGTTGGGAAACAACCATTCCCCTGAACAAAGGAATAGAAGAGGTTTTTCGATGGTATCAACAAGAATGTTGTAAAAACAACACATAA
- the leuB gene encoding 3-isopropylmalate dehydrogenase → MKKYQIAVIPGDGTGPEVVREGLKVLQVTSKKYNFSHETTFFPFGGDHYKKTGETLSASHVEELKKYDAIFLGAIGHPDVKPGILEQGILLKLRFSLDQYINLRPVKLYPNVDTPLKDKKPEDIDFVVVRENTEGLYAGVGGFLRKGTADEVAVQESINTRKGVERCLRYAFEYTQKRNKRKKLTLCGKTNVLTYAFDLWERTFYEIAADYPDVKTDYAHVDATTMWMVKNPEWFDVIVTDNLFGDIITDLGAMIQGGMGVAAGGNVNPSGVSMFEPIGGSAPKYTNLNIINPLAAICAVQMMLDVLGEVNAAHGLEKAVISSLQSGKIKSMSAGKMGLSTQEVGDLVASLV, encoded by the coding sequence ATGAAAAAATATCAGATAGCAGTAATACCTGGAGATGGCACAGGTCCAGAAGTTGTCCGGGAAGGATTAAAAGTATTGCAAGTTACCTCGAAAAAATATAACTTTTCCCATGAAACAACTTTCTTCCCCTTTGGTGGTGACCATTATAAAAAGACCGGTGAAACCCTTTCTGCTTCGCATGTTGAAGAACTAAAAAAGTATGATGCAATTTTCTTAGGTGCAATTGGTCATCCTGACGTAAAACCAGGAATTTTAGAACAGGGGATACTTCTCAAGCTTCGTTTTTCACTCGACCAATACATCAATTTACGGCCGGTAAAACTTTATCCCAATGTTGATACTCCTTTAAAGGATAAAAAACCTGAAGACATTGACTTTGTAGTGGTCAGAGAAAATACCGAGGGTCTCTATGCAGGAGTTGGAGGCTTTTTACGAAAAGGAACAGCCGATGAAGTAGCTGTTCAGGAGTCAATAAATACTCGCAAGGGCGTTGAACGCTGTCTGCGGTATGCTTTCGAATACACCCAAAAGCGAAACAAAAGAAAAAAGCTTACTCTTTGTGGAAAAACTAACGTTTTAACTTATGCCTTTGATTTGTGGGAAAGAACTTTCTATGAAATTGCGGCTGATTATCCTGATGTTAAAACCGATTATGCTCATGTTGATGCTACTACCATGTGGATGGTAAAAAATCCAGAGTGGTTTGACGTTATCGTCACTGATAATTTGTTTGGTGACATCATTACTGATCTCGGTGCAATGATTCAGGGCGGAATGGGGGTAGCTGCTGGAGGAAATGTAAACCCCTCGGGAGTTTCAATGTTTGAACCTATCGGCGGATCGGCACCAAAATATACTAATTTAAATATAATTAATCCCTTAGCGGCAATCTGTGCAGTTCAAATGATGCTTGACGTCTTAGGTGAGGTCAACGCTGCTCATGGCTTAGAAAAAGCGGTTATTTCTTCTCTACAAAGTGGAAAAATAAAGAGCATGAGTGCTGGAAAAATGGGTCTATCAACTCAAGAAGTGGGCGATTTAGTTGCTTCTTTAGTTTAA
- the sigW gene encoding ECF RNA polymerase sigma factor SigW, translating into MVEKTDREIIIEVLNGNRDFFCFLVRKYERPIFNYIFRMVRSKPDAEDLAQDTFVKAFSALNKYDDSYEFSTWIYRIALNVCRDFFRKKKIFFFSLSAPIGDEEESELEDFIPQDSFHNPDDVLLNQELRSGLEKAIRDLPIKFREVIILRHLEGLSYDEISTVTGLPVGTVKTYLHRARKKLQDELGEFLE; encoded by the coding sequence ATGGTGGAGAAAACCGATCGGGAGATCATTATTGAAGTCCTGAACGGAAATCGGGATTTTTTTTGTTTTTTAGTAAGAAAATATGAAAGACCAATTTTTAATTATATTTTCCGTATGGTTCGTTCGAAGCCTGATGCTGAAGATTTGGCTCAAGATACCTTTGTAAAGGCTTTTTCTGCTTTAAATAAGTACGATGACTCATATGAATTTTCAACCTGGATATACCGGATTGCTTTGAATGTCTGCCGCGATTTTTTTCGGAAAAAAAAGATTTTTTTCTTTTCTCTTTCCGCTCCTATTGGGGATGAGGAAGAAAGCGAATTAGAGGATTTTATTCCTCAAGACTCCTTTCATAACCCGGATGATGTATTGCTCAATCAAGAATTAAGATCGGGTTTAGAGAAAGCAATCAGAGATCTACCAATAAAGTTTCGAGAAGTAATCATACTCCGACATTTAGAAGGATTATCCTATGATGAAATTTCTACAGTTACTGGCCTTCCGGTAGGAACGGTTAAAACTTATTTACACCGAGCAAGAAAAAAGCTTCAAGACGAACTGGGTGAATTTTTAGAATAA
- a CDS encoding tol-pal system protein YbgF, with translation MKKSQPFLLSILSVLIFVVITGCMSMNIGDKGAIRGRVFGDNGPLQGVRVEAGDQVAFTNDAGDFLLENVSSGAQYVFFSFEGYTGALVKVTVVKGNEVPISPDGSVTLSLSSDNNDYEYLVSIYQLGFYEKSFLDSEKYIKEFTGSNLIPNVLFIKGASAYYLGDYQTSLSILKDMVKSYPDNEFADDGQYLLARCLGQGLNQWWDSINEYKNLIQNYPQSEFVGVAYYEMGDCYYILESYSNASVAYDQARVFGGEIEKKSIYGLAHCFYKLELFYKAASLFAEYVQKYPNDEFADDAQYFEGASWYRRDDYQQALEAFDKSIVQYPTGTWYNGILIAPASMFNKGLCLEKLGRYSEAYQVYLDIIRKYPGAKWADGTSLISNAQYRIELLKDAVL, from the coding sequence ATGAAAAAAAGCCAGCCCTTTCTCCTGAGTATATTAAGCGTATTAATTTTTGTAGTTATTACAGGTTGTATGTCGATGAATATCGGAGATAAAGGTGCCATTCGCGGACGAGTTTTTGGAGATAATGGTCCTCTGCAAGGCGTACGCGTGGAAGCGGGTGATCAAGTTGCCTTTACCAACGACGCCGGAGATTTTCTTTTAGAAAACGTTTCCTCGGGAGCACAATATGTCTTTTTTTCTTTTGAAGGGTATACTGGTGCCCTGGTCAAGGTTACTGTGGTAAAGGGGAATGAAGTTCCCATCTCACCCGATGGGAGTGTGACTTTGTCTTTATCTTCTGATAACAATGATTACGAGTATCTTGTATCAATCTATCAGCTTGGTTTTTATGAAAAGAGCTTTCTTGATTCCGAGAAATATATAAAAGAATTTACCGGCAGCAATCTCATTCCCAACGTTTTATTTATTAAAGGGGCCTCGGCATATTATTTAGGAGATTATCAGACATCGTTGTCTATTTTGAAAGATATGGTTAAGAGTTATCCTGATAATGAATTTGCTGACGATGGGCAATATCTGTTGGCTCGGTGCCTAGGCCAGGGTTTGAACCAGTGGTGGGATTCAATAAATGAATATAAAAACCTTATCCAGAATTATCCGCAAAGCGAGTTTGTTGGAGTTGCTTATTATGAAATGGGTGATTGTTATTACATATTAGAATCCTATTCAAATGCGTCGGTTGCCTATGATCAAGCAAGAGTTTTTGGCGGTGAAATTGAGAAAAAGTCAATCTATGGTTTAGCTCATTGTTTCTATAAATTAGAGCTTTTTTACAAAGCTGCTTCTCTCTTTGCTGAATATGTTCAAAAATACCCAAACGATGAATTTGCTGATGATGCTCAATATTTTGAAGGAGCATCATGGTATCGACGTGATGATTATCAACAAGCCTTAGAAGCATTTGATAAATCAATAGTCCAGTATCCAACCGGAACTTGGTACAATGGTATTCTCATAGCGCCGGCTTCAATGTTTAACAAGGGTCTTTGTTTGGAAAAGTTGGGTCGCTATTCGGAGGCTTATCAAGTCTATCTGGACATTATTCGGAAATACCCGGGAGCAAAATGGGCAGATGGAACATCTTTAATAAGTAATGCTCAATACCGCATTGAACTGCTTAAAGATGCGGTTCTTTAA
- a CDS encoding Tetratricopeptide repeat protein produces MLRKIGIINSVLVVCLALVLFISGLAIAQETDLFIQAQKARQQGDTDSAYRLYEQAAEQGIRPHDAYFEMGLILLEKEKWSQAYRISGKAVKAFQEYLNLNPDDDNAWFRLAYIYENRSLAPGINEWKKAIEALQKALEISLENPQYLLHLGYVYYKIGEREDAEEILLDLVNKYPDYIDARYYLAMNYLERQDKEKAKKHFTYILDNTNQDSSYYRWTEKELKKIGGGTQ; encoded by the coding sequence TTGTTGAGAAAGATTGGGATAATTAACTCGGTCTTGGTAGTATGCTTAGCTTTGGTTTTGTTTATATCTGGGTTAGCAATCGCCCAGGAAACTGATTTATTTATTCAAGCCCAAAAAGCTCGTCAACAAGGTGACACGGATTCTGCTTATCGTTTGTATGAGCAAGCTGCTGAACAAGGCATACGTCCTCACGATGCCTATTTCGAAATGGGTCTCATCCTATTAGAAAAAGAAAAATGGTCACAAGCTTACCGAATTTCCGGCAAGGCTGTGAAGGCTTTCCAAGAGTATTTAAATCTTAATCCTGATGATGACAACGCCTGGTTTCGGTTGGCTTATATTTATGAAAATAGGAGCCTAGCACCGGGAATAAATGAGTGGAAGAAAGCCATTGAGGCTCTACAAAAAGCTTTGGAAATTTCTTTAGAAAACCCTCAGTACCTACTGCATCTTGGTTACGTATATTATAAAATAGGGGAAAGAGAAGACGCTGAAGAGATTTTGCTCGATTTAGTGAATAAATACCCAGATTATATTGATGCCCGTTATTATCTAGCAATGAACTATCTCGAGAGACAAGACAAAGAAAAGGCTAAAAAACATTTTACATATATTCTTGATAACACGAACCAAGATAGTAGCTATTATCGGTGGACAGAAAAAGAGTTAAAGAAAATAGGGGGAGGAACTCAATGA